In Francisella salimarina, the following proteins share a genomic window:
- a CDS encoding FAD assembly factor SdhE, whose translation MKIKNDLIFNSVEKIKYSARRGMLELDIILAPYLNNCYMQEDLTGKKLFVEFLASEDNDMFDWLFKGVTPPDKYKELVDKIIQEKKKFNKNILK comes from the coding sequence ATGAAAATAAAAAATGATCTTATATTCAATTCAGTTGAAAAAATAAAATACTCTGCACGTAGAGGGATGCTTGAACTTGATATAATCTTAGCGCCATATTTAAATAATTGTTATATGCAAGAAGATCTTACTGGTAAGAAACTTTTTGTTGAGTTTTTGGCTAGTGAAGATAATGATATGTTTGATTGGTTATTTAAAGGGGTAACTCCACCTGATAAATATAAAGAGCTTGTTGATAAAATTATTCAAGAGAAAAAGAAGTTTAATAAAAATATACTAAAGTAA
- the aroB gene encoding 3-dehydroquinate synthase — translation MISKLLVSPTSSAAYDILVDSSLDFSHIFPWIENKQILVVTNTTVADLYLSMFLDSVPNELNIKTCILEDGEQYKSQQSLDKILSCLLQNQYTRNSTVLVALGGGVVGDITGFAAAIYQRGVDFIQIPTTLLSQVDSSVGGKTAINHSLGKNMIGAFYQPKLVYTSVQFYQTLPQREYISGMAEVVKYAFISRDFYIWLDLNREKILAKDSSTLIEMVKRSCHIKSEVVAEDEKETTGARAILNFGHTFGHAIEKCQKYLGLKHGEAVGVGMAQAIDFSCYLRIISEQQAKDFKGFITSFRISTDFPKDICQKEFLNAMLLDKKNSNKELKFILIKDIGNLALQKQSRRDLELFLINSNRK, via the coding sequence GTGATTAGTAAATTATTAGTTAGTCCCACATCTAGTGCAGCTTATGATATTTTAGTAGACTCCTCACTAGATTTTTCTCATATTTTCCCGTGGATAGAAAACAAACAGATTTTGGTCGTTACAAACACTACTGTAGCTGATTTGTATCTCAGTATGTTTTTAGACTCAGTACCTAATGAGTTAAACATCAAAACATGTATACTTGAAGATGGGGAACAATATAAGTCACAACAGAGCTTGGATAAGATTTTGTCATGTTTGTTGCAGAATCAGTATACACGCAACTCTACCGTTTTAGTGGCATTAGGAGGAGGTGTTGTTGGTGATATCACGGGATTTGCAGCTGCAATATATCAGCGAGGAGTAGATTTCATTCAAATTCCGACTACACTATTGTCACAAGTGGACTCTTCTGTTGGTGGTAAGACAGCGATAAATCATTCTCTAGGCAAAAATATGATAGGAGCTTTTTATCAACCAAAGCTTGTATATACATCTGTACAGTTTTATCAAACTTTACCCCAAAGAGAATATATATCTGGTATGGCTGAAGTTGTTAAGTATGCTTTTATATCTAGAGATTTTTATATTTGGCTTGACTTAAATAGAGAAAAAATCTTAGCTAAAGATAGTTCTACTTTGATTGAGATGGTAAAAAGAAGCTGCCATATTAAATCGGAAGTCGTAGCTGAAGATGAAAAAGAAACTACAGGAGCTAGAGCTATACTTAATTTTGGACATACTTTTGGTCATGCTATTGAGAAGTGTCAAAAGTATTTGGGGCTAAAGCATGGCGAAGCTGTGGGTGTTGGGATGGCACAAGCTATAGACTTTTCATGCTATCTGAGGATAATATCAGAACAACAAGCAAAAGACTTTAAAGGGTTCATAACTAGCTTTAGAATCTCAACTGACTTTCCTAAAGATATTTGTCAAAAAGAATTTTTAAATGCTATGCTTTTAGATAAGAAAAATAGCAATAAAGAGTTAAAATTTATTCTTATAAAAGACATTGGGAATTTAGCTTTGCAAAAACAGTCTAGAAGAGACTTAGAATTATTCTTGATAAACTCTAATAGAAAATAA
- a CDS encoding type IV pilus secretin PilQ — MFFRKNKLLAILTVIGGFLGCEVSFADPKEANQTAVNQLQETKQPETKIVGRDENKTTNYNKHIKDLEFHRSLNGSAVFDVAFEENISNFAGYKTKLSQDGYTLTITFDDTTISDKWVSNIDTKVFNTIVDSIKILKDNGNVIFIIHSLDRIALSDFKEGNTFKFKIDRRNSRVEGFNVNEPISISFKDTPVQTVLQVLSEFAGLNLVVSSSVRGNMSIDLKNVPWNEVMNIVLVSKGLATKKMSSILYVATAAEIAAQEQLELQTKRSLENNATLVTEFIPLNYTTAQAAQTVITSMAKQNGGIMSPRGSITSDARTNTLIVTDTEEKIPRIKEVVNEIDIPNDQVLIEARIVEVTRTSGLELGFNYSVKHEPYVNLGLNTFGSNTNSDEQNVVASTAKLMYTLAGGLQLEMEIRALENESLANEVSSPHLVVANNETAFIKDGTDVPYQQATASGAASVAFQEAVLELQVTPQIAPDGNIVMEVLVTKNSVGASSGKTSTGEDLPPLIKKREVTTKVMVKDSDTVVIGGIYTKTQTETRNKIPFLGDIPYLGYLFSYTKIDDKDAELLIFITPKIIESRVQK, encoded by the coding sequence ATGTTTTTTAGAAAAAATAAATTATTAGCTATTTTGACCGTGATTGGAGGGTTCTTGGGTTGTGAAGTATCATTTGCTGACCCAAAAGAGGCTAACCAAACAGCTGTAAACCAGCTTCAAGAAACTAAGCAACCAGAAACAAAAATAGTTGGAAGAGATGAAAATAAAACTACTAACTATAATAAACATATAAAAGATTTAGAATTTCATCGAAGCTTGAATGGTAGTGCTGTTTTTGATGTGGCTTTTGAAGAAAATATTAGTAATTTTGCTGGATATAAAACTAAATTATCACAAGATGGATATACTCTTACGATAACTTTTGACGATACAACCATTTCTGATAAATGGGTCAGTAATATTGATACTAAAGTATTTAACACGATAGTAGACTCTATTAAGATTCTTAAAGATAATGGTAATGTTATTTTTATAATACACTCATTAGATAGAATAGCTTTAAGCGATTTTAAAGAGGGTAATACTTTTAAATTTAAGATAGATAGACGTAACAGTCGGGTTGAAGGCTTTAATGTTAATGAGCCTATATCTATATCCTTCAAAGATACTCCTGTGCAGACTGTTTTACAGGTTTTATCAGAGTTTGCTGGGTTAAACTTAGTTGTAAGTAGTAGTGTGCGTGGAAACATGTCTATAGACCTTAAGAATGTTCCGTGGAACGAGGTTATGAATATTGTTCTTGTTAGCAAAGGTCTTGCTACTAAGAAAATGAGTAGTATTTTGTATGTTGCGACTGCAGCTGAAATCGCTGCTCAGGAGCAATTAGAGCTACAAACAAAAAGGTCACTAGAAAATAATGCCACATTGGTAACAGAGTTTATTCCGCTAAACTATACCACAGCACAAGCAGCTCAAACTGTTATAACGTCTATGGCAAAACAGAATGGTGGAATTATGTCACCACGGGGTAGCATAACTTCAGATGCTCGTACAAATACTCTTATAGTAACAGATACAGAAGAAAAAATTCCGCGTATTAAAGAAGTTGTGAATGAAATTGATATACCTAATGATCAGGTGCTAATCGAGGCAAGAATTGTCGAGGTTACTAGAACAAGTGGATTAGAGCTTGGTTTTAACTATAGTGTTAAGCATGAGCCATATGTTAACCTGGGGCTTAATACTTTTGGCTCTAATACGAATTCTGATGAACAAAATGTTGTAGCTAGTACTGCAAAACTAATGTATACCTTAGCAGGAGGTCTTCAACTAGAAATGGAAATTAGGGCTTTGGAGAATGAATCTTTGGCTAATGAGGTATCATCTCCACATTTGGTTGTTGCAAATAATGAAACTGCATTTATTAAAGATGGTACAGATGTACCGTATCAGCAGGCTACTGCATCAGGTGCTGCATCAGTAGCATTCCAAGAGGCTGTGTTAGAGCTACAAGTTACACCTCAGATTGCACCAGACGGCAATATTGTAATGGAAGTGCTTGTAACGAAAAACAGTGTTGGAGCATCTTCAGGTAAAACTTCGACTGGTGAAGATTTGCCACCGCTTATTAAAAAACGAGAAGTAACTACAAAGGTTATGGTTAAAGATAGTGATACAGTTGTAATTGGCGGTATCTATACCAAAACTCAAACAGAGACTCGCAATAAGATACCATTTTTAGGTGATATCCCATATCTAGGTTATTTATTTAGCTATACTAAGATAGATGATAAAGATGCTGAACTTTTAATTTTCATCACACCTAAGATTATTGAGTCACGAGTCCAAAAATGA
- a CDS encoding APC family permease, translating into MSDNVSVKKMSLFSAVLIGTTCMVGSGWLFSAQLTAKNAGNWAFLAWILAALIVVMIALCLGKVVSLYPVRGATTRSSAISHNSIFAMPFAFANWFGIVVVISSEALATTQYLSGVKAMEWLMHDGVLTMSGMIFALVVLFIYLVINFYGVKLLARVNNAITVFKMAVPFIIVIIFIAYALMHSSDHVSMFSDDIPNNSQFGFSSALTAIVAGGLIYTFNGFQTVVAYASEVKNPGRNIPLAIILALLIVLTLYLGLQYAFMQAVPHQYLLEKGGWAGLDFDSPLLQLATLLGLGYISFLLIVDSVVSPSATGYTYLGASSRMLYAMSSEGQMPRYFAKITPVVNISRRSLLANFILSVIFLFFSDNWTGLMLVVTGFHIIGYMAAPVSMGALAPRTRLFGLVVFVVLTLLLNTVEIQTQINMSAILVVLITIYASLEFRRIGIKNLLMLILPFIIFVCLTTPITNYFADAVVGIVFYWFVTDKRYVAFCRSTANEKNIIVD; encoded by the coding sequence ATGAGTGATAATGTATCTGTAAAAAAGATGTCGTTGTTTAGTGCCGTTTTAATCGGTACTACTTGTATGGTCGGCTCAGGTTGGCTATTTAGTGCTCAGCTTACAGCTAAAAATGCTGGTAACTGGGCGTTCTTAGCATGGATCTTAGCAGCATTAATTGTCGTGATGATTGCGCTATGTCTTGGTAAAGTTGTATCTCTGTATCCAGTAAGAGGAGCTACTACTAGATCGAGCGCGATATCTCATAATAGTATTTTTGCAATGCCATTTGCTTTTGCAAACTGGTTTGGTATTGTAGTGGTTATTTCATCAGAGGCTTTAGCAACTACACAGTATTTATCAGGTGTTAAAGCTATGGAGTGGTTGATGCACGATGGTGTTTTAACTATGTCAGGGATGATTTTTGCACTAGTTGTACTATTTATATATCTAGTAATTAATTTTTATGGTGTCAAACTACTAGCTAGAGTTAATAATGCTATAACAGTTTTTAAAATGGCGGTTCCATTTATAATTGTCATTATATTTATAGCTTATGCACTTATGCATAGTTCTGATCATGTAAGTATGTTCTCAGATGATATCCCTAATAATTCCCAGTTTGGATTTAGCTCAGCATTAACAGCTATTGTTGCAGGTGGTTTAATATATACTTTCAATGGCTTTCAAACTGTAGTTGCTTATGCTAGTGAAGTTAAGAATCCTGGTAGAAATATCCCATTAGCTATTATTCTAGCGCTACTAATAGTTTTGACTTTATATCTAGGCTTACAATATGCATTCATGCAAGCGGTACCTCATCAATATCTTTTAGAAAAAGGTGGTTGGGCTGGTTTAGATTTTGATTCACCATTATTACAGCTAGCGACATTATTAGGACTTGGATATATTTCATTTTTGCTTATAGTTGATAGTGTTGTTAGTCCATCCGCTACGGGGTATACATATTTAGGTGCATCTTCGAGAATGCTATATGCAATGTCCTCAGAAGGGCAGATGCCTAGATACTTTGCTAAGATTACTCCAGTTGTAAATATTTCGCGTAGATCTCTTCTTGCAAACTTTATATTGTCAGTTATATTTCTGTTTTTCTCAGACAACTGGACAGGTTTAATGTTGGTTGTGACAGGCTTTCATATTATTGGATATATGGCAGCACCTGTGAGTATGGGAGCTTTAGCACCACGTACTAGATTATTTGGTTTAGTAGTATTTGTAGTTTTGACATTACTACTTAATACTGTAGAGATTCAAACACAAATTAATATGAGTGCTATACTCGTAGTTCTTATAACTATATATGCAAGTCTTGAGTTTAGAAGAATTGGAATTAAGAACCTTCTGATGCTTATATTACCATTTATAATTTTTGTTTGTTTGACTACACCTATCACAAACTATTTTGCTGATGCAGTCGTTGGTATTGTCTTCTATTGGTTTGTGACTGATAAGCGTTATGTAGCATTTTGTAGATCTACAGCAAATGAGAAGAATATTATTGTTGATTAA
- the putA gene encoding bifunctional proline dehydrogenase/L-glutamate gamma-semialdehyde dehydrogenase PutA codes for MNNLLNHSSEYPISSEIMNISKYWLVEEKEAVTKLVEKAHMTSVQKAQVRERAYSLVEKVRKNRLKKSGIDAFMIEYDLSSEEGIVLMCLAEALLRVPDKYTIDLLIKDKLTSAAWKNHVGREKHLFVNAATWSLMLTGKILKNPHGAYRKVFQNLLKKSSEPVIRQAMKQAMKIVGKQYVLGETIEEALKVSEVKVARGYSYSYDMLGEAAMTMADADYYYEQYIHAINELAKYATNKEIKKNPGISIKLSALHPRYEVAKHRRVHQELYPKLLKLTQLAKQYNVGMNIDAEETERLQISLELVERLAHEPSLDGFDGIGIVVQAYQKRAPYVLDYLANLAKKTNRRFMIRLVKGAYWDAEIKHAQEQGLDGYPVFTRKYHTDVSYQACVEQLFENHQYIYPQFATHNAQTVAVVMELANGNKDFEFQCLHGMGDPLYDNIVGKERYEEIPCRIYAPVGGHKHLLAYLVRRLLENGANSSFVNRIVDENLPIEELIEDPVKKAIDYGCGQHPNIPYPKDIVAPRLNSQGYNTNDFAELASMYKNIEKYTHKNTYKAKPIVSNVDIDKTTAEEVINPNTGNTIGSVINADAKMAKRALKNAQSAFEDWNSTPASQRAGILEKFADLLEKNTNEFIAIAMIEAGKTLSNAIDEVREAVDFCRYYAAQARKEFNGPIDLPALSDHLKQIEFTGRGAMVCISPWNFPLAIFLGQITAVLAAGNTVVAKPAEQTPIIAYKAVKLLFKAGLPKGVLQFTPGDGATVGSALVQSPVCKGVIFTGSTEVAGIINQTLASKSSEIVPFIAETGGQNALIVDSSSLPEQVTADVIRSAFDSAGQRCSALRILCLQEDIADNYIKMIVGAMKELKIGDSKYIDTDVGPVIDKEAADNLNAYIEEKKKQFKLIYQSQPNEDTQEGTFVLPTAFEIEKLSDLGREQFGPILHILRFKANELNKLVKDINSTGYGLTAGVHSRINEVMNYVKNNIKAGNVYVNRNIVGAVVGVQPFGGQGKSGTGPKAGGPYYMHRLANEKLSGVGAVEEIYNPEKISNDEKATNKLIKDKYSISSIVAGEKAKKDKYIDLKSADGKNIGKKHIASVSTVDKAIEIANAEADIWNHINAEDRAVIIEKFLDLLEKERHLVASCLVTESNISVEDAHIQIDKTIQQVAYYCLQAKKEFAHPELLPGPTGEIDELSLKGRGVVISMCSSCDMLIRFVGQSTAALLAGNTVVTKPAYTGNLTAYNIVKLMLKAGVNPKVIHLILSDDEEIISALLFNSKVALVAFSGSISSVKQIHQALALRRGAIIPFVAESVAKDGKCTSLAIETASPLYLRRFVVEKTVSVDTTASGGNASLMSLEE; via the coding sequence ATGAATAACTTATTAAATCATTCAAGTGAGTATCCTATTTCAAGTGAAATAATGAATATCTCTAAATATTGGTTAGTAGAAGAAAAAGAAGCTGTAACTAAGCTTGTTGAAAAAGCTCACATGACAAGTGTCCAGAAAGCTCAAGTAAGAGAAAGAGCATATAGCCTAGTAGAAAAAGTTAGAAAAAATAGATTAAAAAAATCTGGTATCGATGCTTTTATGATTGAGTACGATTTATCGTCTGAAGAGGGCATAGTTCTAATGTGTTTAGCTGAGGCATTATTAAGAGTTCCTGATAAATATACTATTGATTTGTTAATAAAAGATAAGCTCACAAGTGCTGCTTGGAAGAATCATGTTGGTAGAGAAAAGCATCTGTTTGTCAATGCTGCTACTTGGAGCTTGATGTTAACGGGTAAAATACTAAAAAATCCTCATGGAGCATATCGAAAAGTATTTCAAAATTTATTAAAAAAATCGAGTGAACCCGTAATTCGTCAGGCTATGAAGCAAGCGATGAAAATAGTTGGTAAGCAATACGTACTTGGTGAAACTATTGAAGAAGCATTAAAAGTATCAGAGGTGAAAGTTGCTAGAGGTTATAGCTACTCCTATGATATGTTAGGTGAAGCAGCGATGACAATGGCTGATGCTGACTACTACTATGAACAATATATACATGCTATTAATGAATTAGCTAAATATGCTACAAATAAAGAAATTAAAAAGAATCCAGGTATATCCATAAAACTATCTGCTTTGCATCCACGCTATGAGGTTGCTAAACACCGAAGAGTTCATCAGGAGTTATATCCAAAACTTTTAAAGCTTACTCAATTAGCTAAACAATATAATGTTGGCATGAATATTGATGCAGAAGAAACTGAGAGGTTACAAATATCTTTGGAGCTAGTAGAGAGATTAGCTCATGAGCCATCTCTAGATGGATTTGATGGAATTGGTATAGTTGTTCAGGCTTATCAAAAAAGAGCTCCTTACGTACTAGACTACTTAGCTAATCTTGCTAAGAAAACAAATAGAAGATTTATGATTCGTCTTGTAAAAGGTGCATATTGGGATGCTGAAATAAAACATGCTCAAGAGCAAGGTTTAGATGGCTATCCGGTATTTACACGTAAATATCATACAGATGTTTCTTATCAAGCATGTGTAGAACAACTTTTTGAAAACCATCAATATATTTACCCTCAATTTGCTACGCACAATGCGCAAACTGTAGCTGTAGTTATGGAGTTAGCTAATGGTAATAAAGATTTTGAATTTCAATGTCTACACGGTATGGGAGATCCTCTATATGATAATATCGTAGGTAAAGAGAGATATGAGGAGATTCCTTGTAGAATATACGCGCCTGTTGGAGGCCATAAGCATTTACTTGCATATTTAGTTAGAAGATTATTAGAAAATGGTGCTAATAGTTCATTTGTAAATAGAATCGTTGATGAAAATTTACCTATTGAAGAGCTAATAGAGGATCCAGTTAAAAAAGCTATAGATTATGGCTGTGGTCAGCATCCTAATATACCTTATCCTAAAGATATAGTAGCTCCTAGGTTAAATTCACAAGGTTACAATACAAATGACTTTGCTGAACTTGCTAGTATGTATAAAAATATTGAGAAATATACTCATAAAAATACATACAAAGCAAAACCAATAGTCTCTAATGTTGATATTGACAAAACAACTGCTGAAGAGGTTATAAACCCTAATACTGGAAATACAATAGGGTCTGTTATTAATGCTGATGCCAAAATGGCTAAAAGAGCATTGAAAAATGCTCAGAGTGCCTTTGAAGATTGGAACAGTACTCCTGCATCCCAAAGAGCAGGAATCTTAGAGAAATTCGCAGATCTATTAGAGAAAAATACTAATGAATTTATCGCTATAGCTATGATTGAAGCGGGTAAAACTTTATCAAATGCAATTGATGAAGTTAGAGAAGCTGTAGATTTTTGTCGCTATTATGCAGCTCAAGCTCGTAAAGAATTTAATGGACCTATTGATTTACCAGCGTTATCTGATCATTTGAAACAGATTGAGTTTACAGGTAGAGGAGCTATGGTATGTATTAGTCCTTGGAATTTCCCATTAGCAATTTTTTTAGGTCAGATAACCGCTGTATTAGCTGCTGGTAATACAGTAGTTGCTAAGCCAGCTGAGCAGACTCCAATCATTGCCTATAAAGCTGTTAAATTACTATTCAAGGCAGGTCTTCCTAAAGGGGTGTTGCAGTTTACTCCTGGAGATGGAGCAACTGTTGGTAGTGCTTTGGTTCAAAGTCCTGTGTGTAAAGGTGTAATATTTACAGGTTCAACTGAGGTCGCTGGAATTATAAACCAAACGTTAGCATCAAAATCTAGTGAGATAGTACCGTTTATAGCAGAAACAGGTGGACAAAATGCTTTAATTGTTGATTCATCTTCACTTCCTGAGCAGGTTACTGCTGATGTTATACGTTCTGCTTTTGATAGTGCCGGCCAACGATGTTCAGCATTACGTATATTATGCTTACAGGAAGATATAGCAGATAATTATATCAAAATGATTGTTGGTGCTATGAAAGAACTTAAAATAGGTGATTCAAAATATATCGATACAGATGTTGGACCTGTAATAGACAAAGAAGCAGCTGATAATCTAAATGCGTATATAGAAGAGAAGAAAAAACAATTTAAACTAATATATCAATCACAGCCAAATGAAGATACTCAAGAGGGTACTTTTGTATTGCCAACAGCATTTGAAATAGAGAAACTATCTGACCTTGGTAGGGAGCAGTTTGGTCCGATTCTTCATATCCTTAGGTTTAAAGCTAATGAGCTTAATAAACTTGTAAAAGATATTAATTCTACTGGATATGGTCTGACTGCTGGTGTTCATAGTAGGATTAATGAAGTTATGAACTATGTCAAAAATAATATTAAAGCTGGTAATGTCTATGTCAATAGGAATATTGTTGGTGCTGTTGTAGGTGTTCAGCCTTTCGGCGGACAAGGTAAGTCTGGTACTGGTCCAAAAGCAGGTGGTCCTTATTATATGCATCGTTTGGCAAATGAGAAGCTATCAGGTGTTGGAGCAGTAGAAGAGATTTATAACCCTGAAAAAATTTCTAACGATGAAAAAGCCACAAATAAACTAATAAAAGATAAGTACAGTATTAGTAGTATTGTGGCTGGTGAGAAAGCCAAAAAGGATAAATATATCGATTTAAAATCGGCTGATGGCAAGAATATTGGTAAAAAACATATTGCTTCAGTAAGTACTGTAGATAAAGCTATAGAAATCGCCAATGCAGAAGCAGATATTTGGAATCATATAAATGCTGAAGACAGAGCTGTAATTATTGAGAAATTCTTAGATTTATTAGAAAAAGAACGTCATCTAGTAGCATCATGCTTGGTCACAGAGTCAAATATATCTGTAGAAGATGCTCATATTCAGATTGATAAAACTATACAGCAGGTAGCATACTACTGTTTACAGGCTAAAAAAGAATTTGCTCATCCTGAACTACTGCCTGGACCAACAGGTGAAATTGATGAACTAAGCTTGAAAGGTCGCGGTGTAGTAATTAGTATGTGTTCAAGCTGTGACATGTTAATAAGATTTGTTGGTCAATCTACAGCAGCACTATTAGCTGGTAATACTGTAGTTACAAAGCCGGCATATACAGGCAACCTTACAGCTTATAATATTGTTAAGTTAATGCTTAAAGCAGGAGTTAACCCTAAAGTTATCCATCTAATCTTATCTGATGATGAGGAGATTATTTCAGCATTACTCTTTAATAGTAAGGTAGCTTTAGTAGCTTTTTCTGGAAGTATTTCTTCTGTTAAACAGATTCATCAGGCTTTAGCGTTACGTAGAGGAGCAATTATCCCGTTTGTTGCTGAGAGTGTTGCTAAAGATGGTAAGTGTACTAGCTTGGCAATAGAAACAGCATCACCTCTATATTTGCGCAGGTTTGTTGTAGAAAAAACAGTTAGTGTTGACACTACAGCATCTGGTGGTAATGCCTCTTTAATGAGTCTAGAGGAATAA
- the aroK gene encoding shikimate kinase AroK, which yields MIRTKNIFLIGPVGAGKSTIGKQLAKQLKLEFIDSDDTIEKKCGVDINWIFDLEGEEGFRQRERDVIAEILAEKQNIVLATGGGAILDSDTRSLLSSRGKVVYLEATIEQQLERTAKDTKRPLLRVDDKRPVLEQLMAEREPLYRSIADVVVETNGATVKNIVNKISTFLVEETIL from the coding sequence ATGATAAGAACAAAAAATATTTTCTTAATTGGTCCAGTTGGTGCTGGAAAATCTACTATTGGTAAGCAATTAGCAAAACAGTTAAAATTAGAGTTTATAGATTCTGATGATACAATAGAAAAAAAATGTGGCGTTGATATTAATTGGATCTTTGACCTGGAGGGTGAAGAAGGTTTTAGGCAGCGCGAGAGAGATGTTATCGCTGAAATTTTAGCGGAAAAACAAAATATAGTATTGGCTACCGGTGGTGGTGCCATCCTTGATTCTGATACTAGATCATTACTATCATCACGTGGCAAAGTTGTCTATCTTGAGGCGACTATTGAGCAACAACTTGAGAGAACTGCTAAAGATACAAAGAGACCTCTTCTGAGAGTCGATGATAAAAGACCTGTTTTAGAACAGTTAATGGCTGAGAGAGAGCCTTTGTATAGAAGTATTGCTGATGTTGTAGTTGAGACAAATGGTGCAACGGTTAAAAATATAGTTAATAAAATATCTACATTCCTAGTTGAAGAAACAATTCTGTGA